From the genome of Psychrilyobacter atlanticus DSM 19335, one region includes:
- the ptsP gene encoding phosphoenolpyruvate--protein phosphotransferase — protein sequence MRKLIEGIDASPGIVVGKVFLYKETELVINKDKVMDTKNEEKRLLDGRDESREQLFEIRKMTAKKLGEDKATIFDGHITLLEDEDLFEEVVELIEDDQISAEYALTQGIEVYCDMLENLDDPYLRERVADLRDIAKRWLYNITGTPIIDLGNLPADTVIVANDLTPSDTAQIDLKNVVAFVTQIGGKTAHSSIMARSLELPAVVGTKTILDDAKDDETIIVDALTGKVIINPTNDEIVEAIKSKEKFNVEKEELKELKDKKATSKDGITVGAWANIGGPSDIEGVLRNGADGIGLYRTEFLFMNSDKFPTEEEQFEAYKEVAERMNGLPVTIRTMDIGGDKALSYMELPEEENPFLGWRAIRVCLDRTEILKTQYRALLRASGFGYVKIMLPMIISLDEVRKSKVILEECKAELKSEGINFDENIQLGIMVETPSVAFRAKYFAEEVDFFSIGTNDLTQYTLAVDRGNEKISNLYDSFNPGVLAAIKLSIEGAHAGGINISMCGEFAGDELATPILFGMGLDAFSMSAISVLGIKRNIIHLDKKECEALVERVMAMATAEEIKAEIRKFNENL from the coding sequence ATCAGAAAGATGACTGCTAAGAAATTAGGAGAGGATAAAGCTACTATTTTTGATGGTCATATCACTCTTTTAGAAGATGAAGATCTATTTGAAGAAGTAGTTGAATTAATCGAAGATGATCAAATTTCTGCAGAATATGCATTGACTCAAGGAATAGAAGTATATTGCGATATGCTAGAAAACTTAGATGACCCATATTTGAGAGAAAGAGTAGCAGATCTTAGAGATATTGCTAAAAGATGGTTATATAACATCACAGGAACTCCAATTATAGATTTAGGAAATCTTCCTGCTGATACTGTTATCGTGGCAAACGATTTAACACCATCAGATACAGCTCAAATAGACCTTAAAAATGTTGTAGCATTCGTTACACAAATAGGTGGGAAAACTGCTCATTCATCTATCATGGCTAGATCTTTAGAGCTTCCTGCTGTTGTAGGTACAAAGACTATCTTAGACGATGCAAAAGATGACGAAACAATCATTGTAGATGCATTGACTGGTAAAGTTATTATTAATCCTACCAACGATGAGATTGTAGAAGCTATTAAATCAAAGGAAAAATTCAATGTTGAAAAAGAAGAATTAAAAGAATTAAAAGATAAAAAAGCTACATCTAAAGACGGTATTACTGTAGGAGCATGGGCTAACATTGGTGGGCCTTCTGATATTGAAGGTGTTCTTAGAAATGGAGCAGATGGAATCGGTCTTTATAGAACTGAATTCTTATTTATGAACTCTGACAAGTTCCCTACTGAAGAGGAACAATTTGAGGCATACAAAGAAGTTGCAGAAAGAATGAATGGACTTCCTGTAACTATTAGAACAATGGATATCGGTGGAGACAAAGCACTATCTTATATGGAACTACCTGAAGAGGAGAATCCATTTTTAGGATGGAGAGCAATCAGAGTTTGTTTAGACAGAACTGAAATTTTAAAAACTCAATACAGGGCCTTACTTAGAGCCTCTGGATTTGGATATGTTAAGATCATGCTTCCTATGATTATTTCATTGGATGAAGTTAGAAAATCTAAGGTTATCTTAGAAGAGTGTAAAGCAGAATTAAAAAGTGAAGGTATCAACTTTGATGAAAATATTCAATTAGGTATAATGGTTGAAACTCCATCTGTAGCATTTAGAGCAAAATATTTTGCTGAAGAAGTAGACTTCTTCTCAATTGGTACTAATGACCTGACTCAATATACACTAGCTGTAGACAGAGGAAATGAAAAAATCTCTAATCTTTACGATTCTTTCAACCCTGGTGTATTAGCAGCTATCAAATTATCTATTGAAGGTGCTCATGCAGGTGGAATCAATATCTCTATGTGTGGAGAATTTGCAGGAGACGAATTAGCTACTCCTATCTTATTTGGTATGGGATTAGATGCATTCTCAATGTCTGCTATATCTGTATTAGGTATTAAAAGAAATATTATCCACTTAGATAAAAAAGAATGTGAAGCATTAGTTGAAAGAGTAATGGCTATGGCCACTGCTGAAGAGATTAAAGCTGAAATAAGAAAATTTAACGAAAATTTATAA
- a CDS encoding Fe-S-containing hydro-lyase — MKLTTPLKDHDIEKLKAGDTVKISGIIYTARDAAHARLIKLLEEGKDLPFDPKGQIIYYVGPTPAKPGKAIGSAGPTTSYRMDPYAPKLIEAGLKGMIGKGARNQEVRDSIINHKTIYFAAVGGAAALIAQSIKKSEVIAYDDLGSEAIRKMEVVDFPAIVINDLYGNDLYEIGQKEYNCENK; from the coding sequence ATGAAGTTAACAACGCCATTAAAAGATCATGATATAGAAAAATTAAAAGCAGGAGATACTGTAAAGATCTCGGGGATCATATATACAGCAAGAGATGCTGCTCACGCTAGATTAATTAAATTATTAGAAGAGGGGAAAGATCTTCCCTTTGATCCAAAGGGACAAATAATCTATTATGTAGGACCAACTCCTGCTAAACCAGGGAAAGCCATAGGAAGTGCAGGTCCTACAACTTCTTATAGAATGGATCCATATGCACCAAAATTAATTGAAGCTGGATTGAAAGGAATGATAGGTAAAGGAGCTAGAAATCAAGAAGTAAGAGATTCTATTATAAATCATAAAACTATATATTTTGCAGCAGTGGGTGGTGCAGCAGCTCTTATAGCTCAATCTATTAAAAAATCTGAAGTTATTGCATATGATGATTTAGGATCTGAAGCTATTAGGAAGATGGAAGTGGTAGATTTTCCTGCTATTGTTATAAATGATCTATATGGAAATGACCTATATGAGATAGGTCAAAAAGAATATAACTGTGAAAATAAATAA
- a CDS encoding flavin reductase family protein has translation MFKKIEISKIGNVFDLIGKDWMLITAGDEKKVNTMTAAWGTLGVMWNKNVAMIAVRPERYTYEFIEENEYFTLSFFDEKYKKDLVYLGTKSGRDEDKIENSNLNLVKGENLPYFQEAKLIIKCKKIFRSEIGKENFLDNNINSWYDGPNDIGGEHIFYMAEIIEVLECR, from the coding sequence ATGTTTAAAAAAATAGAGATATCGAAAATAGGAAATGTCTTTGATTTGATTGGAAAAGATTGGATGCTGATTACAGCAGGAGATGAGAAAAAGGTTAATACAATGACAGCAGCCTGGGGAACATTAGGTGTGATGTGGAATAAGAATGTAGCCATGATAGCAGTAAGACCTGAAAGATACACCTATGAATTTATTGAGGAAAATGAGTATTTTACCCTATCTTTTTTTGATGAAAAGTACAAAAAAGATTTAGTTTATTTAGGTACTAAATCTGGAAGAGATGAAGATAAGATAGAAAATAGTAATTTAAATTTAGTAAAAGGGGAAAACCTGCCTTATTTTCAGGAAGCTAAATTAATAATAAAGTGTAAAAAAATATTTAGAAGTGAAATAGGGAAAGAAAACTTTTTAGATAATAATATAAATTCCTGGTATGATGGTCCAAATGATATTGGAGGAGAACATATCTTCTATATGGCCGAAATAATAGAGGTTTTAGAGTGTAGATAG
- a CDS encoding fumarate hydratase → MKSLDLIKVTDAVEKMCMDANFYLGSDVLDNLKKMAETEISPVGKNILDQIVENHELAKENRVPMCQDTGIVVVFLEIGTEVYIDGDIYEAVNEGIRRGYEKGLLRKSVVKDPLDRVNTKDNTPGIIHTKLVPGSDKVKIVLAPKGGGSENMSAIKMLKPADGIEGIKQFVVETIKSAGGNPCPPIIVGVGIGGSFEKAALLAKESLMRDVNDSSSNPINAKLEDELLELVNKTGVGPMGLGGRNTALSVKIEAYPCHIASLPVAININCHAARHKEVIL, encoded by the coding sequence ATGAAAAGCTTGGATTTAATTAAGGTAACAGATGCTGTAGAAAAAATGTGTATGGATGCCAATTTCTATTTAGGTTCCGATGTTCTGGATAATTTAAAAAAAATGGCTGAAACAGAAATTTCACCTGTAGGGAAAAATATATTAGACCAAATAGTTGAAAATCATGAACTGGCTAAAGAAAATAGAGTTCCTATGTGTCAAGATACTGGTATAGTAGTGGTATTTTTAGAAATAGGTACCGAAGTTTATATAGATGGCGATATATACGAGGCTGTCAATGAAGGAATTAGAAGGGGCTATGAAAAAGGATTATTGAGAAAATCTGTTGTTAAAGATCCTTTAGACAGAGTAAATACAAAGGATAATACTCCCGGAATAATTCATACTAAGCTGGTACCTGGAAGCGATAAGGTGAAAATTGTACTTGCTCCTAAGGGCGGAGGAAGCGAAAATATGAGTGCTATCAAGATGTTAAAACCAGCTGATGGTATCGAAGGTATCAAACAATTTGTTGTGGAGACAATTAAGAGTGCCGGTGGGAACCCATGTCCTCCAATTATTGTAGGAGTAGGAATAGGGGGATCTTTTGAAAAGGCTGCACTATTAGCTAAAGAATCCCTTATGAGAGATGTCAATGACAGCAGCTCAAATCCTATAAATGCTAAATTAGAAGACGAATTATTAGAGTTAGTAAATAAAACTGGAGTAGGACCCATGGGATTAGGTGGAAGAAATACTGCACTTTCAGTAAAAATAGAAGCTTATCCCTGCCATATTGCATCACTGCCAGTTGCCATCAATATAAACTGTCATGCTGCTAGACATAAAGAAGTAATCCTATAA
- a CDS encoding NAD(P)-dependent malic enzyme, whose protein sequence is MRVYEESLKLHDQHKGKIEVISKVSVATKEDLSLAYSPGVAEPCKKIAENKSDVYKYTAKGNMVAVITDGTAVLGLGDIGPEAALPVMEGKAILFKEFGGVDAFPICLDTTDTEEIIKTCKLLAPSFGGINLEDIAAPKCVEIERRLIEELDIPVFHDDQHGTAIVTTAAIINSAKLLGKNISDLRVSMIGTGSAGSSIARMLKGLGVKSLYAYNSKGVIMQKKYEKYRFLVKELLDQNIIDTPENLEEDSVAGLVKGTDIFVGVSGPNMLTKDMVRSMNTDPIILAMANPTPEIMPEDALEAGAAVVGTGRSDYPNQVNNVLAFPGLFKGALEAGATVINDEMKIAAAYGIANVLKEDELRADYIIPSPFDDRVASVVAETVKKIAIENNLTRK, encoded by the coding sequence ATGAGAGTATACGAAGAATCATTAAAACTACACGATCAACACAAAGGTAAGATTGAAGTTATTTCAAAGGTATCAGTGGCTACTAAAGAAGATTTAAGTTTGGCATATTCACCAGGTGTAGCAGAGCCTTGTAAAAAAATAGCAGAAAACAAAAGTGATGTTTATAAGTATACAGCCAAAGGGAATATGGTTGCAGTAATCACAGATGGTACCGCAGTATTAGGATTAGGAGATATTGGTCCTGAAGCCGCATTGCCTGTAATGGAAGGGAAAGCTATCTTATTCAAAGAATTTGGTGGGGTAGATGCATTCCCTATCTGCTTAGATACTACAGATACCGAAGAAATTATCAAAACTTGTAAGTTATTAGCACCTAGTTTTGGGGGGATAAACCTAGAGGATATAGCAGCTCCTAAATGTGTTGAAATTGAAAGAAGATTAATCGAAGAGTTAGATATTCCTGTATTCCATGATGACCAACATGGTACGGCAATAGTTACTACAGCTGCAATAATAAATTCTGCTAAATTGTTAGGTAAAAACATATCTGATTTAAGAGTATCTATGATTGGTACTGGTTCGGCTGGATCATCTATTGCTAGAATGCTTAAAGGGTTAGGAGTCAAATCATTATATGCTTATAACTCAAAGGGTGTTATAATGCAGAAAAAATATGAGAAATATAGATTTCTAGTAAAGGAATTATTAGATCAAAATATCATAGATACTCCAGAAAACTTAGAGGAAGACTCAGTAGCGGGATTAGTTAAAGGAACGGATATATTTGTAGGAGTATCTGGACCTAATATGCTTACTAAAGATATGGTCAGATCTATGAATACAGATCCTATTATTTTAGCTATGGCAAATCCTACACCTGAGATCATGCCTGAAGATGCTTTAGAAGCAGGAGCGGCAGTAGTAGGAACAGGTAGATCAGATTATCCTAACCAAGTAAATAATGTATTGGCGTTCCCGGGGTTATTCAAAGGAGCTTTAGAGGCAGGAGCTACAGTAATTAACGATGAGATGAAAATAGCAGCTGCATATGGTATCGCTAACGTGTTAAAGGAAGATGAATTAAGAGCAGATTATATCATTCCTAGCCCATTTGATGATAGGGTCGCATCAGTAGTAGCAGAAACTGTTAAAAAAATTGCTATTGAAAATAACTTAACAAGAAAATAA